From the Solanum lycopersicum chromosome 10, SLM_r2.1 genome, one window contains:
- the LOC138338886 gene encoding uncharacterized protein, with protein MIRHEGFEQREGKRTRYSGDYGGAPPRSRGYLGRGCHPQPSRPIHAAIPAFEAGYARHNSSSSMHTSQGSSSRPVVRGGHSGHSGSSHQPASHRGCFECGDIGHFVRDCPWTRRGGLHQGSQASTSRVAQPPGRGGAQNGRGGSPSSRGGGRGGSQYNGGRSHCYVFPDRPEAEALDFVITSIIPVCHRSTTILFDPGSTYSYVSTYFAPSLDILCESLDLSIRVSTHVGDSVVVDWVYRLCTVTLMGFDTHADLKVLDMIDFDVILGMDWLYSYHAILNFHAKTITLAIPGIPIVEWRSSLSHPFKGVISFLKARQLVQRGCLAYLAHIQDTSIETPMLESIPVVSEFSEVFPTDLSGLPPDRDIDFCIDVEPGTRPISIPPYRMAPAELKELKEQLQDLLSKGFIRPSVSPWGAPVLFVKKKDGSMRFSSIASPLTRLTQKEVTFQWSDECEKGKVIAYASRQLKVHEKNYPIHDLELAAVVFSLKILRHYLYGVHCEVFTDHRGLQYIFNERDLNFRQRRWLELLKDYDMTILYHPEKTNVVADALSRKAVSMGSLAMLQVDERPLSRDVQSLANSFVRLDISEPHKVLAYMEARSSLLEQIRAQQFDDGDLCKIRDKVLKGEAKAAILDSEGVLRINGHICIPRTGDLTRLIMEEAHSSRYSIHPGQVKYEHQKPGGVTQRMPIPEWKWERISMDFVVGFPRTLDCGTQFTSHFWRSMQKELGTRVDLNTTFHPQTDGQSERTIQVLEDILRACVIDFGGHWDQFLLLAEFAYNNSYHSSIEMAPFEALYGRRCRSPIGWFDAFEVRPWSTNLLRESLDKVKFYLGSE; from the exons atgattcggcatgagggatttgagcagcgagagggaaagaggactcgttattcaggtgattatggtggtgctccgcCTAGGAGTCGGGGTTACTTGGGCAGAGGTTGTCACCCTCAGCccagcagacccattcatgctgctATACCAGCGTTTGAGGCTGGTTACGCTAGGCATAACTCTTCGAGCTCGATGCATACTTCgcagggttcatcttctagacctgtAGTTCGTGGAGGGCATTCTGGTCATTCAGGTTCCTCTCATCAGCCTGCGTCTCATAGGGGATGTTTTGAGTGTGGTGATATTggacactttgtgagagactgccctTGGACCAGACGTGGTGGCTTACATCAGGGTTCTCAGGCTTCGACTTCGAGAGTTGCACAACCTCCAGGTAGGGGTGGTGCACagaatggtagaggtggttctccttctagtcgaggtggtggtcgtggaggttcACAATATAATGGAGGTCGTTCTCACTGTTATGTTTTTCCAGATAGGCCAGAGGCTGAGGCTTTAGATTTTGTTATCACAAGTATTATTCCGGTTTGTCATCGATCAACTactatattatttgatccaggatctacttattcttacgtgtccacatattttgctcctagtctagatatattatgtgagtctcttgatttgtcGATACGTGTTTCTACTCATGTCGGGGATTCTGTAGTTGTAGATTGGGTGTATCGATTATGTACTGTTACCTTGATGGGGTTTGACACTCATGCAGATTTAAAGGTCTTagatatgatagattttgatgtgattcttggtatggattggttatattcttaccacgcaattttaaatttccatgccaagaccatcactttagctattcctggaattcctatagtagaatggagaAGTTCTCTTAGTCACCCTTttaagggtgtgatatcattccttaaggctCGTCAGTTGGTACAAAGAGGATGCTTGGCATACTTGGCCCACATTCAAGATACTAGTAttgagactcctatgcttgagtctattccagtagtgagtgaattttcagaagTATTTCCGACCGATTTGTcaggtcttccaccagatcgtgatattgatttttgtattgatgtggagccaggcactcggcctatttccattcctccttatcgtatggcaccggctgaattgaaagagttgaaggagcagtTGCAGGATCTGTTGAGCAagggttttattagaccaagtgtatctccttggggtgctccagtgttatttgtgaagaagaaagatggatctatgc gtttctcatccattgcatctccattaactagattgacacagaaagaggtgacttttcagtggtctgacgagtgtgag AAGGGAAAAGTTATAGCTTACGCTTCGAGACAGTTGAAGGTTCACGAGAAGAATTatcctattcatgatttagagttggcggctgtggtgttttcattgaaaattttgaggcattatctttatggtgtgcattgtgaggtgttcacAGATCATCGTGGCCTTCAATATATATTCAATGAGAGAGATCTAAATTTTAGGcagcggagatggttggagttgctcaaggactacgacatgactattctttatcatccaGAAAAgacaaatgttgtagcagatgccttgagtcgaaaggcggtaagtatgggtagtctagccaTGTTACAGGTTGACGAGCGTCCTTTATCTAGGGATGTCCAATCCTtggccaatagctttgtgagacttgatatttcagaacctcataaggtgttggcttatatggaggctagATCATCCTTGTTGGAACAGATTCgggctcaacagtttgatgatggtgatttatgtaagattagagACAAGGTGTTAAAAGGGGAAGCCAaggctgcaattcttgatagtgagggagttttgaggattaatgGTCATATCTGTATTCCTCgtacaggtgatttgactagattaaTCATGGAGGAGGCCCATAGTTCGCGGTACTCGATTCATCCCggg caagtgaagtatgaacaccaaaagcctggaGGTGTGACACAAAGGATGCCtatacctgagtggaagtgggagcgtatttctatggactttgtggtaggattTCCACGCACCTTGG attgtggcacccaatttacatctcatttctggCGGTCTATGCAGAAAGAGTTGGGCACTCGGGTGGATCTTAATACaacctttcaccctcagactgatggtcagtctgagcggactattcaggttcttgagGACATATTGCGagcatgtgtgattgactttggtggtcacTGGGATCAGTTCTTGCTATTAGCAGaatttgcttacaataatagttatcattcgagcatcgagatggcaccatttgaggctctgtatggtaggagatgtcgatctccaattggttggtttgatgcatttgaggttagaccatggAGTACAAATTTGTTGagggagtccttggacaaggtcaagttTTATCTTGGCTCAGAGTag